A genome region from Accipiter gentilis chromosome 13, bAccGen1.1, whole genome shotgun sequence includes the following:
- the SPRY2 gene encoding protein sprouty homolog 2, with product METRAQHGSGSQALLQARRDSGRPHGEPDLRDVLMQQVHVLSLDQIRAIRNTNEYTEGPTVAPRPGVKSAPRLATQPKNERPHGLPEHRHFSRIQHTQTHASPRAPLSRSISTVSTGSRSSTRTSTSSNSSEQRLLGSSSGPVADGIVRMQPKSELKSSELKPLSKEDLGAHSYRCEDCGKCKCKECTYPRTLPSCWICDKQCLCSAQNVVDYGTCVCCVKGLFYHCSNDDEDNCADNPCSCSQSHCCTRWSAMGVVSLFLPCLWCYLPAKGCLKLCQGCYDRVNRPGCRCKRSNTVCCKVPSVPPRNFEKPT from the coding sequence ATGGAGACGAGAGCTCAGCACGGCAGCGGGTCGCAGGCCTTGCTACAGGCTCGGCGTGACAGTGGGAGACCGCACGGGGAGCCCGACCTGCGGGATGTCCTGATGCAGCAGGTTCACGTCTTGTCGCTGGACCAGATCAGAGCCATCCGAAACACGAATGAGTACACGGAGGGACCTACGGTGGCTCCGCGGCCGGGCGTCAAGTCCGCTCCTCGGCTAGCGACCCAACCCAAAAATGAAAGGCCCCACGGCTTGCCCGAGCATCGTCATTTCAGCCGGATTCAGCACACGCAAACGCACGCCTCTCCTCGGGCGCCTCTGTCCCGATCCATCAGCACGGTCAGCACAGGTTCGCGGAGCAGTACAAGGACAAGTACGAGCAGTAATTCATCCGAACAGAGACTTCTAGGATCATCGTCGGGGCCCGTTGCCGACGGGATAGTCCGAATGCAGCCCAAGTCTGAGCTCAAGTCAAGTGAGCTGAAGCCGCTGAGCAAAGAAGACTTGGGAGCGCACAGCTACAGGTGTGAGGACTGTGGAAAGTGTAAGTGTAAGGAGTGCACTTATCCGAGGACCCTCCCATCGTGTTGGATCTGTGACAAGCAGTGTCTTTGCTCAGCCCAGAACGTGGTCGATTACGGGACTTGCGTTTGCTGCGTGAAGGGCCTCTTCTATCACTGCTCTAACGATGACGAGGACAACTGTGCTGACAACCCCTGCTCCTGCAGTCAGTCGCATTGCTGCACTAGGTGGTCCGCCATGGGTGTGGTGTCCCTCTTTCTGCCTTGCTTGTGGTGTTACCTACCAGCCAAGGGTTGCCTTAAGTTGTGCCAGGGCTGTTACGATCGGGTCAATCGGCCCGGGTGCCGCTGTAAGCGATCCAACACCGTTTGCTGCAAAGTTCCCAGCGTCCCCCCCAGGAACTTTGAAAAGCCAACATAG